A window of the Lolium perenne isolate Kyuss_39 chromosome 7, Kyuss_2.0, whole genome shotgun sequence genome harbors these coding sequences:
- the LOC127313998 gene encoding E3 ubiquitin-protein ligase ATL41-like, with protein MSSAEDYPTHPWQARGGGALFAGQGSALVFASYPVLLLLVLLSAFIRYVWVALALYCAAMFVLSCAGRVFAGPVVFSETAIERGGLSPAAMAEIPAFVYGAAADGEAECAVCIETLRGGETARRLPVCAHTFHVGCIDMWFDSHATCPVCRCHIEPHKGGKMAPLPPEPPLPPV; from the coding sequence ATGTCGTCGGCAGAGGACTACCCGACGCACCCATGgcaggcgcgcggcggcggcgcgctgttCGCCGGGCAGGGCAGCGCGCTGGTGTTCGCGTCGTACCCGGTGCTTCTGCTCCTCGTGCTCCTCTCCGCGTTCATTAGGTACGTGTGGGTCGCACTCGCGCTCTACTGCGCGGCCATGTTCGTGCTCTCCTGCGCCGGCCGCGTCTTTGCTGGGCCGGTGGTGTTTTCGGAGACGGCCATCGAGCGGGGCGGCCTGTCGCCGGCTGCCATGGCGGAGATCCCGGCGTTCGTTTACGGTGCCGCTGCCGACGGCGAGGCCGAGTGTGCTGTGTGCATAGAGACTCTGCGAGGCGGCGAGACGGCGCGGCGGCTGCCGGTGTGCGCGCACACGTTCCACGTGGGGTGCATTGACATGTGGTTCGACTCGCACGCGACCTGCCCCGTCTGCCGGTGCCACATAGAGCCGCACAAGGGAGGGAAGATGGCGCCGTTGCCGCCAGAGCCGCCGTTGCCGCCGGTGTAA
- the LOC127313996 gene encoding uncharacterized protein has translation MSAPMLTAHKSTHKHCTKTHITGCLLHYDVVGRRYPTHAWQARGGGALFAGQGTALVFASYPVLLLLVLLSAFFKHVWIALVLYCSAMLALSCAGRVFAGPVVVAHDETAVERGGLSQATLAAIPAFVYGASGAGSGRVGDGEAECAVCIETLRAGETARRLPVCAHTFHVGCIDMWLDSHATCPVCRCHIEPHKGGKMAPLLPEPPLPPV, from the coding sequence ATGTCAGCGCCAATGCTCACAGCTCACAAGTCCACACACAAGCATTGCACCAAGACACACATCACGGGGTGTTTACTTCACTACGATGTCGTCGGCAGACGATACCCGACGCACGCGTGGCAGGCGCGCGGTGGCGGCGCCCTGTTCGCCGGGCAGGGCACCGCGCTGGTCTTTGCGTCCTACCCGGTGCTCCTGCTGCTCGTCCTGCTCTCAGCGTTCTTCAAGCATGTCTGGATTGCCCTCGTGCTCTACTGCTCGGCCATGTTGGCGCTCTCCTGCGCCGGCCGCGTCTTCGCTGGGCCGGTGGTGGTAGCGCACGACGAGACGGCCGTCGAGCGGGGCGGGCTGTCACAGGCTACCCTAGCGGCGATCCCTGCGTTCGTTTACGGCGCCTCTGGGGCAGGCAGTGGTCGTGTCGGCGATGGCGAGGCCGAATGTGCGGTGTGCATAGAGACTCTGCGAGCCGGCGAGACAGCGCGGCGGCTGCCGGTGTGCGCGCACACGTTCCACGTGGGGTGCATCGACATGTGGCTCGACTCGCACGCGACGTGCCCCGTCTGCCGGTGCCACATAGAGCCGCACAAGGGCGGCAAGATGGCGCCGTTGCTGCCAGAGCCGCCCTTGCCGCCGGTGTAG